The Neovison vison isolate M4711 chromosome 13, ASM_NN_V1, whole genome shotgun sequence genome includes a region encoding these proteins:
- the ANG gene encoding LOW QUALITY PROTEIN: angiogenin (The sequence of the model RefSeq protein was modified relative to this genomic sequence to represent the inferred CDS: inserted 1 base in 1 codon), translated as MIMGLGSLLLVYVLGLGXSPPALAQDDPRYRSFLTKHYDAKPWARNDKYCEIMMKRRGLTTPCKDTNTFIHDNKNNGEPYGEGLRRSKSLFQVTTCRHRGGSPRPPCQYRATAGFRHIVVGCEHGLPVHFDESFFSP; from the exons ATGATAATGGGCCTGGGCTCCCTGTTGTTGGTCTACGTGCTGGGTCTGG AGTCCCCACCAGCCCTGGCTCAGGATGACCCTAGGTACAGAAGCTTCCTGACCAAGCACTATGATGCCAAACCATGGGCCCGGAATGACAAATACTGTGAAATCATGATGAAGAGAAGAGGCCTGACCACACCCTGCAAAGACACCAATACCTTTATTCATGACAACAAGAACAATGGAGAACCTTACGGAGAAGGTTTAAGACGAAGCAAGTCTCTTTTCCAGGTCACCACCTGCAGGCATAGGGGAGGGTCCCCTCGGCCTCCGTGCCAGTATAGAGCTACCGCAGGGTTCAGACACATCGTTGTTGGCTGTGAACATGGCTTACCTGTTCACTTTGACGAGTCCTTTTTCAGTCCATAA
- the RNASE4 gene encoding ribonuclease 4, translating into MALQRTRSLLLLLLLTLLGLGLVQPSYGQDRMYHRFLRQHVDPEETGGNDTYCNLMMQRRKMTVRQCKHFNTFVHEDIWNIRSICSTTNIQCKNGKMNCHEGVVRVTDCRETGSSRFPNCRYRASASTRHVVIACEGDPQLPVHFDR; encoded by the coding sequence ATGGCTCTCCAGAGGACCCGTTCACTGCTTCTGCTCTTGCTGCTGAccctgctggggctggggctggtgcAGCCCTCCTACGGCCAGGATCGTATGTATCACCGATTCCTGCGGCAGCATGTGGACCCTGAGGAGACAGGTGGCAATGACACCTACTGCAACTTGATGATGCAAAGACGGAAGATGACCGTGCGTCAGTGCAAGCATTTCAACACCTTTGTCCATGAAGACATCTGGAACATTCGTAGTATCTGCAGCACCACCAATATCCAGTGCAAGAATGGCAAGATGAACTGCCATGAAGGTGTAGTGAGGGTCACAGACTGCAGGGAGACAGGAAGTTCCAGGTTCCCCAACTGCAGATACCGGGCATCGGCGAGCACTAGGCATGTGGTCATTGCCTGTGAGGGTGACCCGCAGTTGCCTGTGCACTTCGACAGATAG